The proteins below come from a single Plutella xylostella chromosome 2, ilPluXylo3.1, whole genome shotgun sequence genomic window:
- the LOC105389915 gene encoding uncharacterized protein LOC105389915 isoform X4: MEGEGMVAIVRALRNSELAVTVLDSGRQYTLLPSHLAQSLANKVPTKQPRIEPQTSPPINYRPTINFNPDQTHRHDLQDYARDRTIDRGGPWRSNEVRQKATQYRDDGLMARGSQAVDGHYASTYQTAHCHVVPTSPPMECTEFPPQRPRTCPGQENFVVGGAGSGETYSIPTRGSSFRGGWTEQGPTSRRSPRRSPVRSPTDSFAASLRRYPSPPRSREMLQRLISYTQAKLSGSGCRSPRRASPSRLSDCRPEPPQRRVKSATCSSRSAYDTAKYTNNSQRTYSVRADLMRERSESRGSREGGRRSESQSLHEQPYMDSPYNEAFLCDYGKNLLQSKYPKKCPLCHGRVPRNAQ, translated from the exons ATGGAAGGAGAAGGAATGGTGGCGATAGTACGCGCCCTGAGGAACTCCGAACTCGCCGTCACTGTGCTGGACTCTGGGAGGCAGTACACGCTACTACCCAGCCACCTGGCCCAGTCTC TAGCGAACAAAGTGCCAACAAAGCAGCCGAGGATCGAACCCCAAACCTCCCCCCCCATTAACTACAGACCAACGATCAACTTCAACCCGGACCAGACACATAGGCATGACCTACAGGACTATGCGAGGGACAGGACTATAGATCGGGGCGGTCCTTGGAGAAGCAATGAAGTGAGGCAGAAAGCCACACAATACCGTGATGATGGGCTGATGGCGAGAGGCTCTCAGGCTGTGGATGGACACTACGCCAGCACTTATCAG ACGGCTCACTGCCACGTGGTGCCGACGTCTCCGCCGATGGAATGCACTGAGTTCCCTCCGCAGAGACCACGGACGTGTCCTG GACAAGAGAATTTTGTGGTAGGCGGCGCTGGGAGCGGAGAAACATATTCTATACCTACCAGAGGCTCTTCTTTCAGGGGAGGCTGGACTGAACAAG GTCCAACATCTCGTCGCTCGCCTCGTCGCTCGCCGGTGCGCTCGCCGACGGACTCGTTCGCGGCCTCGCTCCGCCGGTACCCGTCGCCGCCTCGATCGCGGGAGATGCTGCAGCGGCTGATCTCGTATACGCAGGCTAAGTTGT CAGGGTCCGGCTGCCgcagcccgcgccgcgcctccCCGTCCCGGCTGTCAGACTGCCGCCCGGAGCCTCCACAGCGCCGCGTCAAGTCGGCCACCTGCTCATCCag GTCAGCGTACGACACGGCCAAGTACACCAACAACAGTCAGCGGACGTACAGCGTGCGAGCCGACCTGATGAGGGAGAGGAGCGAGTCTCGGGGGTCGAGGGAGGGAGGGAGACGGAGTGAGAGCCAG TCTTTGCACGAGCAACCTTACATGGACTCACCATACAACGAAGCCTTCTTATGCGACTATGGCAAAAAC CTGCTCCAGTCAAAATATCCAAAGAAATGTCCACTGTGCCACGGCCGTGTCCCGCGCAACGCACA ATAG